Within the Medicago truncatula cultivar Jemalong A17 chromosome 4, MtrunA17r5.0-ANR, whole genome shotgun sequence genome, the region ATGGTTAAGGGGACAATTGTTTGATAGTCACGTGAGTTCGTAACGAACGATCGACGGATTTCAATTGTGGAAAACCGGTAATAGTAGGAAGACTATTGAATGCTAGGAGGCATTACTGATCGCAATTATCCGATGTGTGGCTCCGATGTGATCTATGGGTTGAGTGTGTATTTGAGATGGGTGAGGAGGCGGACTAAAATTGGACATTGGTCGAGTCCAAAACACCTTCGTTTTCACATACTTTCATCATTGACGTTATGTTCTTTGCCGTTGACTCTTCTTCTACCAGTTCATCAATGTGTTTCCACATTTTCTCTCGCAAATTGTGATAGAAACAACATCAAGTCAAAGGTTGGTGGTGGTGTAGCGATGGAGACAAAGAGATAATAAGAGCGAAATGATAATTATTGTTGTGGGAGGAAATATGTGGTCCGTTTTTCCATAGTTTAGTGACTATCAACATCTCCAGTCAATTAACAGAGGACAAAACAGTTGGATGAAGTACAGTTGAAGGGCATTATAATATGTTTTAATAGTCTATGAGCGATAATGTAAAGACAAATTATACTGTTCATTCTACTGAGCAAAATGCAGCAATGAATACAAACAACAGTTAACTAGAAAAAATATCTTCATCTCCGagtccatctttgctccatttaagaTTCCTCAATTTATCCCATTTCAAGTTATAGATGTATGACATgtggaaaaaataaaaccaatggCTGAGATTAAAAGCTTTGAAAAATGCAATTGTTTAATGAAAGAAGGAGCTCATGCGCTTTCATTCTTCAACCGCgacccttcttcttcctctcactCTCATCACTGTTTCTCCCTCTCCTTCTCGTCGGCGCCGCCGCCACTAACCTTTGTCTCCCTCCATCTACCGGCGGCGCCCTCCTCTTCTTCTCATCTCGCCCAACTCACCTTCAATATCACATGTCACGATTGTCACCGCCGTCACCGCAACTTCAAACCGTTAAAGCTCCACTACTTCTGTTTGTGTCAAGGTGTTATTCATCATTTCATGACTCCACTTTTTGTTATTGGTTCTTTATAGAAGGTGATTTTGCTAAGTTTTGTGTTGTACGGTGATGCCAAGTTCAGTTTTATTTCATGGCTTCTGGGTGTGATGTTTTAAAAAGAATTAGTAATGATTTTAGATTGTTATTTGTTTAGTTGATGTTACCTTTATTTGTTAAGCAATATCAATGAGTATCCTACCACATTTATTCTAGCATTTCATTatctttactctttttttattctttttcacaATCACcaacaattctttttcagaatcACTAACACCGTGACTCTGTGCTTTTCATCAAACATGAACAAGCCAAAAACAGTTAAGGTTTGATTAAGGATGATTTAGGTGAGGTGATGTGGAGCAGAAGGGGAAGCCTGAAGAGTGCGACGGTGGATGGAGGGAGAGGTGCGGCAGGGGGAGGCGGCACCGATTGGAGGAAGAGGGAAAGGGAGAGGCAACTGtgagagaaggaagaagagtgGGTATTGTATCAGAGAAGCGTGTATGCTTCTTTTTTCATTAAACAATTGCTTTTTTCAAAGCTTTTAATCTCAgcaattgattttattttttccacatGTCACACATCTATGACTTAAAATGGGGTAAATTGAGAAAtcttaaatggagcaaagatggactCTCTCACATACATGGAACCCCTGACAATAATGAAATGGAGAGGAGCAAATTGAGTCAAATTGTAGGGGACGTCAAATTGTGTCTTAAGGCTAAAGTCACAGCTCCACGTACATTCTAAAACAACACACGCTGAAATGTGAGCCTATGTACACTATAAACGAAAATGATGAAACAtagtcattttttaaaataactaataatGTGCCTATGTTATTTACTAACTGTCTATGTGAACTTGACTCAATTGATaaggacattgcataatatatgcaggggttgagGTTTAAACTCCGAACTTTCCACTTCTacacatttaaaatatgtgacAGACACTAAGCTCATTgacggaaagaaaaaaaaaagaacttatagtaaaacaccaccaaaaaaagaacTTGATAAAACTGCAAATGAGAGTTGGTAAGTAagcaaaattacaaaatatgataaaatgttAATTGAATTCCATGAACATAAGGAGAAACTCAACATGGCTCAAATAGAAAAACTATGCTCGCAACGGATACTAAATTttgataccatcttaaaatCATATGAATAAACAATCCACGATGTTTTTGAAGTTATGTCAATAAAACATGAGGATATTTTGATATGGAAAATGATAATGACGGCCTCCAAAAACACTCTTTAAGGTTCttaaataataagtttttataaatatttgtgaatttagtggattgaaaattgtaatatttaatattttttttttaaataatttcttaatttagaaTCATCTGGGAACACTCGTTAGGAAGATCATACTTGTATTATAGTTTTAAGATTGTATAATGATTAATAAGGAACAATCACTCTTCCTTGTTTTCTaggattaatttttttccttgtttgaaaaaaataaaaaaagcatcTAACTTCCTTGGTCTATTATTTTccttgtttgaaaaaaaataaaatgcatcgAACTCCCTTGGTTCTATCTAAAGCCAGAATCATGCAACTTATCAGAACATAATAGCTACAGGGAATAGGCCGAAAGACATGATGATTTATTAGACATAATTGACGATCATTTACTTAaaaggagtgttatttgaaccaCCTATTTGCTTGACATTTTATGtaacaaccataatttataaagaaaaaataggtatttgcacgaaaaccaaagcaataaagagataatataaaaaataatgtgagtatgagagagaaagttgtcactaaatagatgttcaaatatcatttctccctACTTAAACATTGAAGAGAGTAAGCTACATGGTGACACATGAGAACTTATTAATGGAATTACTTAGAGATTCTGTTTGATgccaacaaagaaacaaaaatgtaaGTTTACAAATTTCAACTGtaatataaaaaaggaaaacaaaacaatgttCGTTGCATCCTTCGTGTTTGTAATACTTCTAGTCGAACCCTACAAAAGAAATTCAGTTTCCATAATGACTTTTTGGTTTCATTCTGATCAATAAGAACTTCATCAAGATCTAATTTGAGCTAAATTTATGAAATCATAATGAAAATGGACCTCCACAACACATAAACAGTTCACTAACTATGCAATTTCCACGaaaaacagaaaatcaaaatgTGGCATTAaccatcaaaacaacaaaattgaataagaatagtcaatcaaataaattaattggcTACATTACATGTAGTAAACAGAATACCAACTTCTTTTCATGTTCCCTATAATAGAAAAACAATTCAGTGATGAACATTTCAAGGAACATGCCACTGAACAAGCAAGAATAGCTCATCAAACATATTGTGGAAAAATGTATAACCATTCTTACTAATGATCATGAAAAGCTGCTATCATCAATAGTATCATCGACGTTTGCCCACCTTCTGAACGCACACGGCACAAAATTCCTACCAACCAAAAATCCAAACTTGGTCCTGAACATAGACAATcgattattgttgttgctgctgcttgAAGGCTCATCGATAAGGGTTACTTCAGTGTCATTTTGCAGAAAAGCCATGGTAGTTTCTTGAACTCCAACATCACTACCACTTCCATCCATTGCTTCCACTTGACTGTGATCGAAATTAATCGCCAAAGAACTCCTCTTTAATCGCAGCCACCCCGCAGCTTCACCAGTAACTTTCACACACTTTCTCACCTTGAGTTTAACCAAATTAGGACACCcagaagcaaaagcagcaatgCCAACATTAGTCACAGGACAACCCTTAATGCACAGTTTCTTAAGTGCCACACACTTAGAAGCAATGCACTCAATATCAGCATCAGTAACAGTTCCAATCCCACAAAGAGCAAACCTTTCCAAACCCAGACAACACGAAGCAATTGCTCCCAAACTCAACGACGTAGGATACATAGCAATCAACACAAGCTCTTGCAAGTTAGGACAGTTTCTCGCGACCGAAACCAAACCCTCATCACCAATTCTGTTAGTCCTCCACCCATCAATGTGAAGCTTTTTCAACATCCTGCAACGCTCAGCAATGACAACAAGACCATGATCTGAACACTCAGGTGTTTTCACAAGATGCAAAGTTTCCAACTTCAAACACTTGGAAATCCCAACAAGACCCACATCACTAACTTGAACCTTCTCCAGATGAATCTCAACCAACCCAGAATTCATCTTCCCCACCGTCCCAAGCATCGAATCCCAATCACCAATACACCGAATCAACTTCAGAGTTTGAAGCTTTCTCGAACCAATTATCAATGGAGCAAACGAGTGCCCGTTAACAAGCTCCTTCAAACAAATTGATTTCAACGAAGATGACCCATTACCACAACCCGATTCAACACCTTCCTCATTAACCTCGTTAACATCGTTAACACCACGAAGCCTCTTAACAGAAAGTTCCTCAAGAACATTACTATTATCAACAACAGCACGAATACCCTTAACACCAAACAAACACGAAACAACAGAAAGCTTCTTCAAATTCTTACAATTTCTCGCTAACCCTAACATCCCAATCTCAGTAACTTCCCTACACGCGCGAAGTTTCAAGCGCGTGAGATTCTTACAACGAAGCGAGATCAGAATCAAAGCATCATCGTTTATACTCgttgattttttgttacaacgAAGCGCAAGCTTCGTAACAGAATCGTAACGATTGAACAACGAAGGAACGATGTCTACCAATTTCGCCTCCGCGTTTAGTGAAAGCCGCTGCCGGCTTTCACCTTCCACACGGAACCACCGTTTGCACACGACAGAGCAGCTTTTCCGATCGCCGGCGTCGAGGAAGTGAAGTATCCCGGCTAAGCATTCATCAGGAATTTCCTCCGAGTAATTCACACCGTTGATGAAATCATCGGAAGAAACACCGTTACCGTATCCGTTGCCGTCACCGTAACGGAATCGGTTAACGTCTAGTGACGGTGACGGAACGGCGGTGGACGGTGATTGTCccatagaagaaaaagaaataataatgagagaaaaataatatttaattatttttgataagTTTATGATGAAAATGTGAGAAGCATGAAATGAAGAGAACTTAGAAGGAGACACATATAGAGATAGAAAGGTTTTCAACGATATCACTCTGTCAAAGGGTTAAGCGCGTGTCGTTTTAGCAACCACTGAAGGAAAGGGTTTATTACTGTAACTACTCATTCAAATCAGAgattattctaaaaataaattaacagaTCTAAAAAGTTGGAAATGGTAAAAGTTTAagatgattacgtgttttggAATTTTCCTTGTGTGAAAATTGCTGGAACTAGGTGGAGATTTGATTTACTTCCAAAAATGAATCACATCGGATTTGATTGTGTATGGAAATTTTAGataaattatcaatttaattatgaatattaatcACTTTAATTTAGTTCTAAATATAGTACTATTCTAAATAAATATAagccccctaaaaaaatataagaaaatgtcCAATAAGTTAAATGTTTCTAATTTCCCCAAAATGTATCCAATTTAAAATATAGACCAagtgcattttaatttttttcttgtattttagagtaaattactcTTCCCTATAAACCTCTTtccattcattttattttccatgttatttatttctttaaatattAGTAACTTTTGTTTTGACAAACCGAGTTCTTATTAGGATATAAAACCTCCTAAGTTCTTCTTATTAGGATATAAAACCTCTTTAGAAGTGTTTATAAGTTTGAGTTCTTTTTATTAGGATATAGATAAGAGCCGTGTTAAATATCCTGTAGGATTTTACCACGAAGCGGTCCCGAAATGAATTTtagcaaataaaattattgtctGGCCGAAAATTACGGGGGCGGTGTGtcttatgtatttttttgaTGAAGCGGTGGTCAAATAAGTATGAAACCAAAGGTTGATAATTTGCCACATCATTCAGAAACCAATCGTAAATAAACATTCGGTGTACACATCATTTCTGTATAGATAAACTTCCTTGGAAGTGTTTATAGGTTTAAGTTCTTTTTATTAGGATATAGATAAGAGCCATGCTAAATATCCCGAAGGATTTTACCACGAAGCGGTCCTGAAATGAATCTTAgcatataaaattattgtttgGTCGGAAATTACAGAGATGGTGggtcttatgttttttttttattttttatgaagcgGTGGTCAAATAAGTATGAAATCTAAGGGATGATAATTTACCACATCATTCGAAAACCAATCGTGAATAAACGTTCGTTGTACACAACATTTATGTATAGATAAACCTCCTTAAAAGTGTTTATAGGTTTAGGTGACACACTCAATCCAATCATCTCATCTAACCCGTATTTcacaaaatcatacatattttgatgttttttacaatgtaaagttttttttacatacatTGCATAAAAAAGTTACACTTATAATTAGAGTTGTCAATTTCCTACAAAACTTTTCCAAATGCACATgtttgtaggaaaaaaaaatcaaaggctTCTAAAGCCATTGAGCCCGAGCTTCCACTCAAATAAGTCTCTAAGGACAAAAGCCCAAAAACAAAAGTTGGTGCATATGCCCTTAAattgtttagtttttcaaaaaaaacttattttctaaaaaaaaaattaaacaaaatttttataCTAGGTAATCTCAAAATATTTAAGATTGATAAAAGAAAGGGACACAAAATTCAGTTATTTTGTGGGGTGAAATGAATCTCATTATTTAATAGTATTCATACAATGATTTGTATAACAACGTAGAACAATTCTAAATTTGTAACTAAGCATAAAGAACCTGTTAAGCAACCTGTTATGTCACAAGGAACCAATTTCAACCACAAACAAGACAATGGGCCTGTTACTTTTTCTGGCGCGGATAAAACACTGTTAAAGAACAATGAATGGGTCTTTATGGACAACTATGACCAGGAAGGGCTCAATAAGAAAGGAGATAATGTGGAAGTGCCTGAGAATGCAGCAATCCAGAAGAGGCGAGACTCTTCAACATTATCTCTTCACAGTCCTTTTGATATTCTACATGAAGAAAGTGAACTTCCTTTAGGGGAGGCAATGCTAGTTGACAAGGATACTAATCACAATTCTACTGATGATTTGGTTGATAGTACTGATATTGTTGATCAAGTATCCAAGGAGGTAGttcttttgaatcaaatttctAACTCTAAGGTTTCTGACGATTTGAACAATGAACCCTCTCAGACaacaattttgatttaaaaaaaaaaaaaactactttggAGGCTGATGTTGGGTCTTTTAACACATCACTCCCAGATTCTCCTGAGCAGTGCAGCAAGGCTGGGAGGCGGTTATTCCACAGTGCTGCTACTATGTCAACTTCCATTGCTAGGGATCCTGCTTATAACATGTCATTGGTGCTATCTGTTATCTCTGAAACAGCTACTGATGCAATGCCTATCATTACACCTATTACCTTTACTGATGAGATTCTTGGTCCTGATAAAGGAAGGATATCTATACCTGCTAATGCTAAAAACACTTCTGTTGCTTGCaggaaaagtgaaaaaatacTTCGCAAATTATGGGCAGATGACTTGGATTTTGAATAGGCATCTGATAGTACTTGAGAACCTGATATCTATGTTGATGGGCCTCCGGCTTTCCTTCCGGATTCCACTGATGCTGCTAAATATTTGTTACAAATTACAGAGTCCTCCAAGAAGGGCAAGAGAGGGAGACCAAAAAAGAATAAGAGTCCCAAAGCACATTCTGGCaccaaatcaaaaaataagGCTTCTGCAGATCCTATTGAGACTGGCTCGGACACTATGAACACAAGATCCAAAACACATAATTCATCAAGTGTTCCTCATTAAGTCCATCTTCTCTCCTTTTACTGTTTGCATTGTTTTGAAACTCGTGGGTGTTAGCACTTTTGTTTAGGGTTCTGGCCCTCTCCAGTTTTGTTATTGATTTTCTtcgctttttcaaaaaacaaaaaaaaaaagtagcaggGTGTGTTAGGCTACTTAGGAAGCGACTTAGCTTTACATCTggtcttttatgtttaattgggttttggcctagtccccccaaTATTATacttttccctttttcttttattgcatttttctagctttatcaacaaacaaaaaaacgtaGTAGAATAAAAAGTTCGACTATTTGGTTTACTTGTAAAACAAGTAACCTCTAAAACTAACTTATATGTAACTAACCATATGTCAAACTCTGATATATCTTAATAATCACTCCATTGAACTGAACCTTGTGACAAACAATGTTCAGCttataaacattaaaaaaaaggaaatacatCGATCTATTATAGACATATCATAAATGCCTAACTTCTCCATTAACTTGCAAAATGCTTCCAATTTCAAATAGCTTGACAGACACATGAAGTTCCTGCTACAAACTCAGCTTCTGTGGTGGATAGAGTGTCAATAggttttttattatatgatcatgACACTAACCCTGAACCCAGCACGAACACATATATTGATGTGCTTTTATATCATCCACATCGcctgcataatcataatcataccATCCTTATAACTCCGAGCTAGTGTTTCTCTTACATAGGATTCCCACCATAAATGCCCCTTTGAGATACCTAATAATTGCCCCATTTAGGTGAATGAATGTCAAATAAGTCTATATTTTTCTCTG harbors:
- the LOC112421285 gene encoding F-box protein SKIP2, encoding MGQSPSTAVPSPSLDVNRFRYGDGNGYGNGVSSDDFINGVNYSEEIPDECLAGILHFLDAGDRKSCSVVCKRWFRVEGESRQRLSLNAEAKLVDIVPSLFNRYDSVTKLALRCNKKSTSINDDALILISLRCKNLTRLKLRACREVTEIGMLGLARNCKNLKKLSVVSCLFGVKGIRAVVDNSNVLEELSVKRLRGVNDVNEVNEEGVESGCGNGSSSLKSICLKELVNGHSFAPLIIGSRKLQTLKLIRCIGDWDSMLGTVGKMNSGLVEIHLEKVQVSDVGLVGISKCLKLETLHLVKTPECSDHGLVVIAERCRMLKKLHIDGWRTNRIGDEGLVSVARNCPNLQELVLIAMYPTSLSLGAIASCCLGLERFALCGIGTVTDADIECIASKCVALKKLCIKGCPVTNVGIAAFASGCPNLVKLKVRKCVKVTGEAAGWLRLKRSSLAINFDHSQVEAMDGSGSDVGVQETTMAFLQNDTEVTLIDEPSSSSNNNNRLSMFRTKFGFLVGRNFVPCAFRRWANVDDTIDDSSFS